In one window of Oncorhynchus kisutch isolate 150728-3 linkage group LG16, Okis_V2, whole genome shotgun sequence DNA:
- the LOC109882783 gene encoding putative uncharacterized protein DDB_G0271982 gives MALEREREREREEQRLCEEKARLREREREREKEIELARECEREIERQGERERESLSTARDLYNTRNQPQAYQKNQPHSCPHLQAQIEAPHSAFHPVKTPLLQGNQAPHQGYLPYGYTPTEEYPVPSQPLPREQTQINRKFSLTERTGSLFPSERSSM, from the exons atggcgcttgaaagggagagagagcgggagagagaggagcagagactATGCGAAGAGAAGgctagactgagagagagggagagagaacgagagaaggagATTGAGCTGGCGAGGGAAtgtgagagggagatagagagacaaggagagagggagagagagtcactCAGTACAGCTCGGGACCTCTACAACACTCGGAATCAGCCCCAGGCATACCAGAAGAACCAGCCCCACTCCTGCCCCCATCTCCAAGCTCAGATAGAGGCCCCTCATTCAGCCTTCCACCCTGTCAAAACCCCTCTCCTCCAGGGCAACCAGGCTCCACATCAGGGGTACCTACCATATGGCTACACACCAACAGAG GAGTATCCTGTCCCATCCCAGCCGTTACCGCGGGAACAAACACAAATCAACAGGAAGTTCAGCCTGACCGAGAG gacgggtagcctgttcccatcagagaggtcttcaatgtag